TCTGAAGTAATCCGCTCCGTAACTACTGACAGCTTGGTTCGTCCCAGTGCTGTTGCTCAAAATGTAACTTCAGTATCTCAACTCAGTGATGTCCGCCCTACTGACTGGGCTTTCACTGCATTGCAATCCTTGGTAGAGCGCTACGGTTGTATCGCTGGCTATCCTGACAGCACTTTCCGTGGTAGACAAGCAACCAGCCGCTTCGAGTTTGCTGCTGGTTTGAATGCTTGCTTGGACAAGATCAACGAAATTATCTCCGCAGGTTTGGCTGATAAGGTCAGCAAAGAAGACCTCGCGACTTTACAAAAGCTACAAGAAGAGTTTGCTGCTGAACTCGCAACCCTTCGTGGTCGTGTAGATGCTCTTGATGCTAAGACCGCTAAGCTCGAAGCTCAACAATTCTCGACAACCACCAAGCTACGCGGCGAAGCAGTCTTCTCGCTTGCTGCTGGTAGTGACGGTGTTCCTGCTGGTGTTGACAGAACTAATGTGACTTTCAGCTACCGAGCACGTCTTAATCTTGACACCAGCTTTACTGGTAAGGACTTGCTAAGAACTCGGTTACAAGCAACCAACACTGCAAGTTTCACTAACTTGGCTGGGAGCAACAGCACTCGGCTCTCTTATGATGGATTTGGTTCTACCAATACTGCTAATGCCTTTGATATCGGTCGCTTGTTTTATCGTTTCCCAATTGGTGAGAGCATCACTGCTTATGTCGCACCTATCGGCGCACCAGAAGATGTTATCAGCCCTCTGAATCCTTTGGAAAGCGACAGCCAAGGTACTATCTCCCGCTTTGGTCGTTTTAATCCTTTGATTCGCATTGCTTCTAGTGGTGGAACAGGGTTGGCTGTTGCAGGTTTGAATTTCAAATTCAACAATCAATCGAATCTTGAACTAGCCTATACTGCTGCAAACTCTCCTAATGCAACAGGTTCTGGTGGATTGACTGGTGGCGCTACAAAGTTGGCTGCTCAGTTGGTTTACAAGCCATCTAGCGTACTTACATTGGGTGTTGGCTATGCTAATGCTTACATCCCAGGTAATAACCTAGGCTCTGGTTTAAATCTTGATTCTGTTGCTACACTTCTTCCAAGCATCGGCACCAAGACCAACACTGTTGCAGGAAGCTTGATTTGGGATATTACCAAGCAAGTAACCTTTAATACTTGGGGTGCATGGACTTTTGCTGATCGTATCGGTGGTACTGGTGCAACAACTGGCTCTACAACCTTTACTAGCTGGATGGCTGCATTGTCTGCTAAGGATTTATTTACCCAAGGCGATCTTGCTGCCATATTGTTTGGTCAGCCACTATTCCGCAGCAGCGTGAGCAATGGAGCAACTGGATCGACTGATACTCCTTATCACCTAGAAGCTTTCTACCGCTTCCGTGTTTCTAGAAATATCAGCATTACTCCTGGTGTATTCTTTGTATTCAATCAAAACAGTGCAAATGCTAACGGCACTGCAACCGTTGGTGTAATTCGTACCACTTTCTCATTCTAGGATTTAGTGTTACCTAAAAATTAAAAAGGAGAGGCGCAAAGCGCCTCTCCTTTTTAATTTTTAAAATAATATTATAGTTAAGTGTGATGCGCCTTAGTTGGAGTCGTAGCAATGACTGTACTTATACGAGCAGGATTATGCACTCCGAGCCGAGCAGATGGCTGATTTGTTGTTGGCAGGTCGTTTTGCTGAATTAGATATCGATAATTTGGTAGAAAAGGTGCGTGATTTATCCAAGCGAGAACGCGATCGCTTATTAAGTAGCGTGCGGCTGATCCTGCATCATTTCTCGAATGGGACTATCAACCCGAACGGCGATCGTGGAGTTGGCAAATAACTATTCAATTGCCCCTATTCGATTAGAGATGTCCATGATCACCCTGTAGTTATAGAACCGTGATTTTAGGCTCATAATTTTAGGCTTTAGGCGATCGCTTAGATCTTGTCGGCTTTGTAATCTTTTTCGATTCTGTAGTGGATTTTTGTAATTTTTCAACCTGCTTAATCGTCAATCCCGTAAACTGAGCAACCAAATCGACAGACATATTAGAACGCAACATTTTCAGAGCAATTTGATTTCTCTCTTCAGCCTTACCTTCAGCCTTACCTTCAGCTTTGCCTTCAGCTTTGCCTTCAGCTTTGCCTTCAGCCTTACCTTTGACCGTACCCTCAAGTAAAATATCTTGATAAATTACTGACTCTCTCATAATGTCGCTCCTCAATAAATGTTGAATCACGTCCTTACTTAATGCTAACCCAGAAATAATTGCAGTTGCCGCACTGACATTATTTTTTACTTGCCTGTCTTTGATATTGTCGATTATCTTTGCGGTTTTTCTCAGAGTTTCAGTCGGATCATCGGTTTTACTTAAAACTGACAAAGGTAGCAATCCCAAATAATTCTGTAAAACTTCAGTTGACTGCTCCCACAACCTAATCACATTAAACTCGTGATTTAATTTACGAGAACTAAAAGTGGTTTGGTAAACCAAAGGCGAACTAGTCGGTTTTAAGTAAATGACAACTTGGTGAATTTCTTTGTTCGGGTACTTGCCGTAAAGTCTTAGCCAATAATTTGCCATCCGATATGCCATTGACTCATCGGTTCTAGTTTGGAATTCTAAGTGCAGAATTACTTCTGTCGATTCTAGAAAGATCACTGAGTCGGCGCGAATTGGCTCAAGTGAGAGTTCCGATGGTTCCAGTTTCGTGAGGGCGATCGCTTTCCCTAATAACCAAATAGCAAAATCTGATGGAAATGTTTCGGCTAAGTATTTACAAGTGTTGTCGTATCCACTCATAGTTGCGATCGCGTGGCTTCAGCAACTTGGGGCATAGGATCATTGGCTAGTTTTTCTAGAGCAGATTTAGCTTCATCGCCGCCGAGTTGAGCTAGAGACTGGGCAACTCGATGTCGGATTTGCCAATCGGGATCTTCGACAAGGGGCAACAGAAGAGCCACCGAAGCGGGATTGCCTAAATCACCAAGGGAACCGATCGCTGCTATTCTGACTAGTTCATTAGGACTTTGCAAAGCTTCAGCTAGTAAATCAAAGCCTTGAGGGTCGCCTAGCTCACCGATCGCGGCAATGATACTAAATTGAAACATCCAGTCGTTAGTGGACTCGTAGGCTTTTTTTAGTAAATCAAAGGCTTGGGTAAGTTGTAGAGAACCAAGCGAAGCGGCGGCGGCAGCGCGTACATCTATTTCAGGATCAGTATTTAGGCGATCGCTTAAAATTTCCAAGGATTTTTCTAAATCAACCGTGCCGACTGTGCCAAGTTGACTAACGGCATCATAACGAATACGCGCATAGGAGTCGATCGCGGCGATCGATAGTAAAGTAAATCTCTCAGAAATGGCAAGAGAGCGACTAGCATGAAGGGCTTTCATCCGAATACCCATATCATCTATAGCTAGTTGCTCTCTTAAGGTTTCAAACTGAGTTTCTGATGTTTCGCTCACAAGAAAATCTCGCAATTAATACGCTAACGTTTCTAGTGTCTCACGTAAGTAGCTACGCACGAGATCATCAAGAACGCTTTCTTGTACTGCTAAAACATCTTTGGGATCGCCTTTGGGATCACCATTTCGAGATCGCTGCCACTTATCAAATCCTGAACTGGTAGCGATCGCTTGTTTGAGATGACTCCAGACTTTAGGATCTTTGGCAGCTTCATGTAAAGGGAGAGCCAAGTCATTCGCTGTTGAGGATAAGTTCATAGACATTTCCTAAGCTTATATAGAGATTACCAAATGTGCTAAAAGCATAGTTAGTTAAGAATAAACCAACTAAAGAGCATAATTAACTCAATAATATTTATCCTATCACTTCAATAAAGAAGCCATAGACCTAGAATTAAATGTATATCTATAGGTATAAATCAACCATTTAAATCATTATGACTACATCAAATCCTTTTGTTGATCCAAACATTGCATCGCAGGCTACAGAACTAAATCCAAACTATGCAATACCAGTTGTACTTGTGTTGGCAGGAGTTCCACTTATTTGGGTTCAACCAATTGCTGCGGGTGTAGTTGCAATTTTTGGATTGTTCTTAGTTTATCAAGCAGCGACGATTCGGTTAGTATTTACCGCGACAGATTTAGAGGTTTATCGATCACAAGAAAAGTTCCGTACTTTCCCTTATCAAGAGTGGCAAGATTGGAAGGTTTTTTGGGTTGCATTTCCAATTTTGTTTTATTTCAAAGAAGTAAAAAGTATTCATTTCTTGCCAGTTTTATTTGATGCAAGTATGTTGAAAACTTGTTTAGAAAAACATATTCCTTTGAAAAAGTTATAGCAATTAGGGTTGGCTATTTCCACCCTACAACTAATTAATACAGTAGTACATAAATATTTTTAAAAGCGTTGCTAAGCAACGCTTTTAAAAATATTTTCGGGTTTTAAGTCAGCGCAAAGCGCTGTATTAGCAATTAGCATGAATTACTTTTTAGGTATTGATTTTGGGACTTCGGGCGTGAGGGCGATCGCCATTAATCCAAGTAAAGAAATCGCCGCAGTCTCTCTCGCTGAATATGACATTCGTGATTGCGAAACATGGCTATTAGCGCTTTATGAAGTAATTACAGGTTTACCTCAGGAAATTAGGCAAAATACTAAAAAAATAGTTGTTGATGGCACTTCCTCTACTGTTTTGATATGCGATCGCAATGGTAAGGCGATCGCTACACCAATGATCTATAGCGATGCCTGTGAGTCTGAAGTTGTAAATCAAGTAAAAAAAATCGCACCACCAAAACACTCAGTTTGTAGTGCAACTTCCAGTTTTGCTAAATTAATTTCATTCCTTGCCAAGGTAGAGATTCCAGATTCATTTACAAGCCCAGTGCGATCGCTTTATTTTTTGCATCAAGCTGATTGGCTCGGTTATTTACTCCATGGCAAATTGGGCGTGAGTGATTATCACAATGCGCTCAAGTTAGGATACGATCCTTTGCTGCTGCAATATCCTGATTGGTTACAGTCATGGCTACTCAACAATCCTGCGGTAGTTTTGCCTGAAGTTTTTGCACCAAGTAAAACCGTAGGCAAGATTGAGGAGACGATCGCCTTAAAATTAAATTTGCCATTAGATTGTGCGATTGGTGCGGGAACGACTGATAGTAATGCTGCTTTTTTAGCTAGTGTTGGTACGGCGACTCCTGCCATCGGTACAGCAGTGACCTCTCTCGGTTCAACGATGGTGCTAAAAGTTTTAAGCGATCGCCCCATTAATGATCCCAGTTACGGGATTTATAGCCATCGGTTTGAGCATCCAGAATTGGGGTGCTTATGGCTAGTTGGTGGGGCTTCCAATGTTGGCG
This genomic stretch from Pseudanabaena galeata CCNP1313 harbors:
- a CDS encoding HEAT repeat domain-containing protein, with protein sequence MSETSETQFETLREQLAIDDMGIRMKALHASRSLAISERFTLLSIAAIDSYARIRYDAVSQLGTVGTVDLEKSLEILSDRLNTDPEIDVRAAAAASLGSLQLTQAFDLLKKAYESTNDWMFQFSIIAAIGELGDPQGFDLLAEALQSPNELVRIAAIGSLGDLGNPASVALLLPLVEDPDWQIRHRVAQSLAQLGGDEAKSALEKLANDPMPQVAEATRSQL
- a CDS encoding Rpn family recombination-promoting nuclease/putative transposase, which codes for MSGYDNTCKYLAETFPSDFAIWLLGKAIALTKLEPSELSLEPIRADSVIFLESTEVILHLEFQTRTDESMAYRMANYWLRLYGKYPNKEIHQVVIYLKPTSSPLVYQTTFSSRKLNHEFNVIRLWEQSTEVLQNYLGLLPLSVLSKTDDPTETLRKTAKIIDNIKDRQVKNNVSAATAIISGLALSKDVIQHLLRSDIMRESVIYQDILLEGTVKGKAEGKAEGKAEGKAEGKAEGKAEERNQIALKMLRSNMSVDLVAQFTGLTIKQVEKLQKSTTESKKITKPTRSKRSPKA
- a CDS encoding iron uptake porin, giving the protein MSKFSKKNYSVVISAAVAASALISGAANAQASQDSEVIRSVTTDSLVRPSAVAQNVTSVSQLSDVRPTDWAFTALQSLVERYGCIAGYPDSTFRGRQATSRFEFAAGLNACLDKINEIISAGLADKVSKEDLATLQKLQEEFAAELATLRGRVDALDAKTAKLEAQQFSTTTKLRGEAVFSLAAGSDGVPAGVDRTNVTFSYRARLNLDTSFTGKDLLRTRLQATNTASFTNLAGSNSTRLSYDGFGSTNTANAFDIGRLFYRFPIGESITAYVAPIGAPEDVISPLNPLESDSQGTISRFGRFNPLIRIASSGGTGLAVAGLNFKFNNQSNLELAYTAANSPNATGSGGLTGGATKLAAQLVYKPSSVLTLGVGYANAYIPGNNLGSGLNLDSVATLLPSIGTKTNTVAGSLIWDITKQVTFNTWGAWTFADRIGGTGATTGSTTFTSWMAALSAKDLFTQGDLAAILFGQPLFRSSVSNGATGSTDTPYHLEAFYRFRVSRNISITPGVFFVFNQNSANANGTATVGVIRTTFSF
- a CDS encoding FGGY-family carbohydrate kinase, with translation MNYFLGIDFGTSGVRAIAINPSKEIAAVSLAEYDIRDCETWLLALYEVITGLPQEIRQNTKKIVVDGTSSTVLICDRNGKAIATPMIYSDACESEVVNQVKKIAPPKHSVCSATSSFAKLISFLAKVEIPDSFTSPVRSLYFLHQADWLGYLLHGKLGVSDYHNALKLGYDPLLLQYPDWLQSWLLNNPAVVLPEVFAPSKTVGKIEETIALKLNLPLDCAIGAGTTDSNAAFLASVGTATPAIGTAVTSLGSTMVLKVLSDRPINDPSYGIYSHRFEHPELGCLWLVGGASNVGGAVLRQFFTDSELQEFSDRIDPQIASSLDYYPLTKIGDRFPINDPLLVPRLEPRPDDPIEFLHGLLESMARIEAKGYQLLQKLGASPIQRIYTAGGGAKNQVWTKIRDRLLQISMQQSQQPEAAYGAALYAALN
- a CDS encoding DUF3119 family protein, giving the protein MTTSNPFVDPNIASQATELNPNYAIPVVLVLAGVPLIWVQPIAAGVVAIFGLFLVYQAATIRLVFTATDLEVYRSQEKFRTFPYQEWQDWKVFWVAFPILFYFKEVKSIHFLPVLFDASMLKTCLEKHIPLKKL